In Indicator indicator isolate 239-I01 chromosome 7, UM_Iind_1.1, whole genome shotgun sequence, the sequence CAAACCTGTGCAAGACAGGTGAAGCCCATTAGCACACTCAAAAACAGATGAGGGGggtaaaaaaaaggcaagggtTGTTCTGATGGAAACCATAGGGGAAAAGTCAAAACTAGAGGCTGTATGGAGGTGGTTGTCCTACAGGACATTTGAAGGTGAAAGCAAGAAGCATGAATGCAATTCAGAAGGCAATAGGGCTTCTTTTGAAGTTGGGAAAATTTGCCAGGCTTTGTGCAAGGTCTGTTTAAATAAAGACTGTCTGCAAGACTGGTTGTAATATTTGGGTATAAAATAAAAGGGCATCTGCTCTCATAAAAGCCACCCTGTTTTGTTTGTGTATGTTATTGGCTATTTTCCTGCTTTGTATAGGCTTTCTATAGAATAAATTCATGGCAGCCTGACAAATGGAGCATTTattgtggcaaaaaaaaaaaaagtactgtaaacaaaaccaaaatagcaAGTTTTATTGGCTTTTAGAATGCATTACAATTTTTTAAATTGGCAGTGGTAGAGTGGAATTTAGTATTTTAAGACTCAAATGTTGTTATCTGAAAACAGTGGACTTTGTTTTTCCAGTCCTTTTTCCTATTACACACAGTGCTGTTTTTTCTATTTGTTGCTCACGCCCATGTGTTGTAGAAGCAGATACTAATAAGAAACATTGACAGACTCAGTTGCTCATTCATGTGCAGCTCCACACAAATGCACTGCCTGCATTTGCTctcatctgttaaaaaaaataaaataaaataaaaaaccaaaccatgaTTATTTGCCTTTGAATTTGAAGAAAATCATTATTTGAGTCTGCTTCTCATATTGTTGTCTTATGAGCTGAAGCATATGGGACCTTCATTATAACTAAAGAAAAACTCTTCAAGGTAACAAAGAAAACTCCTTGAAATGCCTATGAAAATTAAATATCTCTTTTATAGAAAGATTTGATCCAGCAATCGTTATTCAAATAGAAATTCCACCAAAGTCtagaggaatttttttctggAGTGAAATGTTTATGATTAAATTCTGTTGGAATCAGTAGTAGTGTTGAACCTGGTCCCAGCAGGAGTGAGGTCCATTCCCTTTTGCCATTCTGTTGCCTTTCTAGGGTGTTCCAGCTGAACTTACTCTTAGTGTCAGGTCCTTCAAGGTCTCCTTTGCAAACAAATGTACAGGCTGCTAAGGCAGTGTGTTACTTGTCTGCTAGAATTCTCCTTCAGACCTGGTGAATGCCAGAATAGAATGCAGAGGGATGCCATTAGCAGGTGAGTACTGGTAGTGAGTGACACAGAGTAGTTGTCTGAGAATGTCAATAATTTAGttaagttttaaaagaaaaggcttCTTCCACACAGCAAACAAGATAGGCAGTCTCACACATCACTTTAAAGTTTTGGTAATTCCTAAGTAGAAGCATATGAAAATTTAGCAGTCTTGTCAGACAGTATTAATgtaggagaggaaggagagagagaaggagaatgtTTTCTTACAGTACAGGCTGAGCCATTACATTTGAATGTCAAAAAGTGAGATCCTCTCTGCCCATGAAGCCTCTTAAAATACTCATAAGccttatttatatttatatttccaTTTAGTGTCTAAGGAATCATGGAAAGGACTTTCTCACTTTCaaggtgtttttttggtttgggatttcttttctgctttggtttgggatttttttttttttgcacaggcAAGATCTCTCTGAGCAAGGGCTTGCTCATTGTGGTTCtgtgttgcttgttttttttttttttttaagagaacatACGAGCATAATTTCTTCTAAAGAGCATTGTAAAGAAAGTAGGCTATCTTGTCTTCCAGTTTCTGTGATGTTATATatcacaaaaatatttacacTTGGTTCTGCTGTTCTGCTGCGTGTTTTCTGTACTGACTCTATAGATGACTTAAAGTGTTTCTGGAATCAGTTACCAAGAAGTGAAATGTTATTacctagaaagaaaaatgatcCATCTTCTTCAGACACATAACAtaggttttgcttttcatttaaaatacataaacgAAGTTACCTCGCAACAGAAGAAAACCATTCTTCCTAAAGATTTAATTCTGGATCTGCTGATCTGGATTCATGTTGTTCAGTGCCAGGACAGAGAATATTTGATATTTCTTAATTACTCTGATCTGATATGGGACATAAAACCTTTTGGACAtcacaaagcaacaacaacaacaaaagaagccACACATAATTCTCTTTAGcgttttattatttctttgtcAGGTCACTTTGAGAAGTATTTTCTCAACTCAAAACATAGTATCTCTGCCTAAAAATTTTACATCAGCTGTCACCTTTAAGAATTTTGTATGACATCTGAAAGGAAATTgagggttatttttttcctttcctgaccTTGTTTGCTATATTTGGCATTATTGAATAATTTATGTATAACTGCATAATCAATTTTGCATCTCTGCTGAGAGGCAATTTAATTGCTTACTCTCCAGTTCAAAAGTTACTTCATCATGATATTGCACTGTAATGTTGGTATGTGTGCATGCATTTCTGACAGTGGGGTTTGAGCACTTCTTTGGAGATGGAGGATCTGAAATGTGTCCTTGAGTCATTTTGAAATAGCAAAAGGCTATTGGTGATTGTGTGGAGAAAGGACTGTTGATCACTCATTATAGTGAAGCTGTGGAGGGAAGCTGGAGCCATAATTCTGCAGATGCTCCCATGGGACTGTGGATCACATTAGGAAATCAATATGATACCTGAATAATGACAAAGCCTTTGTTGGACCTGGCAAAGAAGCACATTTGGCTTTTTCCAAGAGGTGCTCACACTATTGATCTCTTTTCATGGAGTGAATGTTTATGCTATGGTTCCAAAGCCTgtggaaatatttctgaagtTAATCCTACTAGTGGCCTGCAACAGGGATGGCTGTTAGATACACCTACATGCTCACTGTTCTACTACTGGTGCTTGTGAAGTTACCAGCAACATCAGCAGGGGTTGAAGTTGCAGAATTGAAATGATACGTAACTGTTCAGTGGACTCAGATATTTCTTCATCAACACTAATGCAGTTGACATAAATCTTAAAACAGTGGTTTGAAGGAAAGGACAGAGGGGTAAAATGCTAGTGTATAAACCTGACCAaaatcagagaagaaaaggttACTACATGAAGTATTTGCCCCATAGTATCTGGGTAATATACATCACTGATAAATAAAGGCCACTTGAAAAATATCAAGTGCCCTTTCAAATAgcaaaatgaaatatatttgcGTTTACAATTAACATTAGATACAGATTCTGCCTTGTAGACAAATGAGAGCTTGTTAGCTTTGATGAAGTTTAATAAGCTTCCACAGAGTTGAGTTTTGGTTCCCCAAACAGGTGAACACTGCataattattatatttttctcATCAAATatagacaaaaaaacccattcAGTACAGGAGTATTTTAAATGTTGGTATGGAATTTGGTTTTCATGTTTTTAATTATACCAGCCAGATTTTCTTAACCAGCTAACCAGAGTTTAATGACTAACCTCCAGGAAACACAACTTAActtgctctttctctccttcaagGTGGTTTCAACTAGAGTCCAAACAAGGGAAGAGAACTAAAGACAGAGGAGAAATAAAGGTCAATATTCAGTTCATGAGGAATAATATGACAGCAAGCATGTTTGACTTGTCAATGAAGGACAAAACCAAATCTCCTTTTGCTAAACTAAAAGACAAAATGAAGGGTCGGAAGCCTGATGGGACGTTTTTGGATACATCCTCTGCAATCATCCCAAGTACTCACACACCTGATGCAAATGTAGAGATCTGTAGTGGTGAAGTACAAatgaaatcaaaaccaaaaaaacctttcCTTTTGGGACCTCAGAGGCTCTCGTCAGCTCACTCAATGTCAGACTTAACAGGATCTCATGTCTCCTCAGATAAAATGAAGTCCAGCACAGTTGGCTACTCTCATCTTTTCAGGCGTCAGCTAGAATCTTTTGGTTCGGTTGATGAAGATGGTAAGTAAAACCCCTGACCATTATAATTGCAGTTCACTGCTATTACAGCATTCAAAAACTCTCTCTTTACTTTATAAAGCCAAGGGCCAAGAAGTTAAGAATTTACTGCTggcctgctttattttttttccccacttccatTAGTTGCTGGTAGCTCATGATTGCTGTTTCTGAGCATAAGAATTAACTTACAGTGGTCGTGTATGGTAATTTAGCATGTTGATTCTTGTGTCCTCATTTTAGAGTATGTTCTATTGAAACACTTCATTCTGAAGGGAACTCTAGGCTAAACATCTTGTGAAAACTAAAAGTTTTAAAAAGTTGAAAACTGTCAACAAAGTTCTAAACTTGATTTATACAAAGAACTGAAACTGCTTTGCATTGTTCATCTTGCAGCAGTAGACTATTGCCTGTTTGGAATGGCACACTAGATGCAGCTGTCATCTTTAATAACTTAATTTCcacacaggaaacaaaaatttGCTGTAGTATCTATCCGTAAACAATTCTGGGCCACAAAGTCAAGGCCATAGCAGTTAATTTTTGTCTCAATAGCTTAGTTGCTCAGCAGCGTTTTGTACGGGGACTCACCTGCAAAGCTCTCAGACCTAAGCTACAATGGGTTCTCTGCATGTCATGAACTATGGTGCAGTGTCTGGTTGATAATATACTAATGACAGATTGTTTGCAGGGAGTCTAAAATCTCCACATAGAAGGACATTAAGTGTTGATACTTCTAAAGGAAACCAGCTTGACAGCACAGTTGATGCAGCTGCACTTGAAGCCCAAACTGACCCATTTACCAACGTGAGTGCTTCGTTACCCCAGAAATTTGCTACACTGCCAAGACAGAAGAATCCGTTCGAGGAGAGCCCAGCAACTTGGGATCCAAACATAAGCCTCTTTTCAAAACCTGTTGATGtcagaaaagaaactaaaaaagagaaaaaagagaaagttagtCTTTTTgaaagagtgactggaaagAAAGATAGCAAGAGGTCAGATAAACTTAGCAATGGGGGATCAGACAGTTCTACTGACTTGAAATCACCTGGTGCGCTCGGTGAAACTCATCAGGAGAGTTTTGATTATGAGTCAACTAATCCATTTCTGACAAACTTCAAGCCTACAAGCATGTTACCATCTTCAAGGTAGGCTTTTGCTGTATTTCCAACTTCTATCTTGAACATGTTATATAAATGACAACGTGAAGCACTGGGGAACACAACCTTTGTGCTTTCTGGACGTTTGTATCGTTGCTTATCTGTTTCTAAGTAAAAGTTAAGAGCTTTATGTGTAGGTTGATCTTTTCCTACTTCATTTGGAAGTGACATTTGTATTACTAATATGTGCTGTGGGTGTTCTTGGATATTTGGGCTTCAGGAAGACCTTTTTTTTGTGCATCAGAGTGGGCTCTTCCTGAGAGCCTTCTGCTTTCATTGAAATTTTTGCTAATTATTACCCTGCCCTAAGTCAAGTTTTTAGAAGGGAGGGATTCAAGTTTACAGGCcagatgaaataaaaagttGAAAAAGATGTGGCTAATGGAAACAAATCCTGTGGATGTCACcatttgggggggaaaaatggATTTAGATTTCATATGTTAAATCACTAGAGTTGAAGactgttttgtttctaaatggcagcacccagctggaCACTTACCATGAATTCACTAACCATTGAATTCACTGAGCTCACTGCAGCTTTGCTGAGTTCCTGTGCATTGAAGCTGTTGCATGAGGCAGCAGTTAGTGCTAAGCAGAGTGAATTAAGTTACAGGGACTGATAAGAAACTGAtttaaataatacatttttatctttgttttgGTCCATCATCACTGAACTCATTTTccttaaaaagaagaaaggaaaaaaaaaaaggggggggactATCCCACAtgtctggtttttgttttccagtgaggaaaatatacacacacacacacatactgtTCCAAACAGATAACTATAATTTTCTAAATTGCATTCATTTACATTCCCCCTTTTTTTGCTCTATATAAATGCCAGAAATTAACAGTCCAATAACAGCCTTTCCCCCCCCAGTGTAATGATTCATTTCTATTTAATGACTTAAATTTGGTAGAAATTTAATCTGACATTAAAGTGGAGTTTTAAGGTTGTGAAATAAATCATTATTTAAAGTGGAAAACATGGTTCTAACAAATTTGCTTTACCCCTGCCTGTTAATTTCTTAGTTAATGacatggaaatattttcttgggggaaaaaaaagtactttgtTGTGTTGCTCTTTAAGATTTTAGAACAGGTTTATCTTATTTTATGCCAGCTAGGATGTATTCCTAGGTTAGAATGTATGCACTCCTGATTTAAGCTTTAGAATGATTTTCCCAACAAAACTAATCATGTGA encodes:
- the RAB11FIP2 gene encoding rab11 family-interacting protein 2 gives rise to the protein MMLAEQAQKWFPTHVQVTVLQAKGLKPKGKNGSNDAYTIIQLGKEKYSTSVAEKTLDPVWKEEASFELPGLLMQENPEKYILYLIVMHRSLVGLDKFLGQVAISLNDIFEDKQRRKTEWFQLESKQGKRTKDRGEIKVNIQFMRNNMTASMFDLSMKDKTKSPFAKLKDKMKGRKPDGTFLDTSSAIIPSTHTPDANVEICSGEVQMKSKPKKPFLLGPQRLSSAHSMSDLTGSHVSSDKMKSSTVGYSHLFRRQLESFGSVDEDGSLKSPHRRTLSVDTSKGNQLDSTVDAAALEAQTDPFTNVSASLPQKFATLPRQKNPFEESPATWDPNISLFSKPVDVRKETKKEKKEKVSLFERVTGKKDSKRSDKLSNGGSDSSTDLKSPGALGETHQESFDYESTNPFLTNFKPTSMLPSSSFNINPSGFEDLRKTMDGNPFDATAGYRNLTYEEVLQELVKHKEQLKKKDTHIRELEDYIDNLLVRVMEETPSILRVPYEPSRKAGKFSKS